One genomic region from Cellulomonas fengjieae encodes:
- a CDS encoding MFS transporter, producing the protein MQVISDLKALWPLKDFRKLFAVRLVSQSADGMFQVGLATLFFFSPENASTATGVAAAFAVLLLPFTIVGPWAGVLLDRWRRRQVLFVGNLVRVAITVVIALLMLTEGVGPAVYVLALVNLSINRFLLSALSASLPRTVDGPLLLTANSLTPTLGAGAAGVGGAIGLVLGLVLPAGRGRDAAALFIAAAVMAIAAALATRLGKDRLGPDQRADARQMKAALSSLAHGLVAGARHLIARRTPARALGIMAAHRFLYGVTFIASILIARNLLSNPADPDEGLRTFGLVLGASAAGFVLAVILTPVLSPRTGPHVWIVLCLGLAALSQLLLVASASKPAVLVAAGFLGLAAQGAKIAVDTIVQRDTDDAYRGRAFSLYDVLYNAAFVGAAALGAVTLPDTGYSRGLFLALAVAYAGFAALYGSASRGVPTAHTPEARLAS; encoded by the coding sequence GTGCAGGTGATCTCCGACCTCAAGGCCCTCTGGCCCCTCAAGGACTTCCGCAAGCTGTTCGCCGTCCGGCTCGTGAGCCAGAGCGCCGACGGCATGTTCCAGGTCGGACTCGCCACGCTCTTCTTCTTCTCGCCGGAGAACGCGAGCACCGCGACCGGCGTCGCGGCGGCGTTCGCGGTGCTGCTGCTGCCGTTCACGATCGTCGGCCCGTGGGCGGGGGTGCTGCTCGACCGGTGGCGCCGCCGGCAGGTGCTCTTCGTCGGCAACCTGGTGCGGGTCGCCATCACCGTGGTCATCGCGCTGCTCATGCTCACCGAGGGCGTCGGCCCGGCCGTGTACGTCCTCGCGCTGGTCAACCTGTCGATCAACCGGTTCCTGCTGTCGGCGCTCAGCGCGTCGCTGCCGCGCACGGTCGACGGTCCGCTGCTGCTCACCGCGAACTCCCTGACCCCCACCCTCGGGGCCGGGGCGGCCGGGGTCGGCGGTGCGATCGGCCTGGTGCTCGGCCTGGTGCTGCCGGCCGGTCGGGGGCGCGACGCGGCGGCGCTGTTCATCGCCGCCGCCGTCATGGCGATCGCCGCCGCGCTGGCCACCCGGCTGGGCAAGGACCGGCTGGGTCCCGACCAGCGCGCCGACGCCCGCCAGATGAAGGCCGCGCTGAGCAGCCTCGCCCACGGGCTGGTGGCCGGTGCTCGGCACCTGATCGCCCGCCGGACCCCGGCGCGCGCGCTCGGGATCATGGCCGCTCACCGGTTCCTGTACGGCGTGACGTTCATCGCCAGCATCCTCATCGCCCGCAACCTGCTGTCGAACCCGGCGGACCCCGACGAGGGCCTGCGCACCTTCGGGCTGGTGCTGGGCGCCTCGGCGGCCGGGTTCGTGCTGGCCGTGATCCTGACGCCGGTGCTGTCGCCGCGCACCGGGCCGCACGTGTGGATCGTGCTCTGCCTGGGTCTGGCCGCGCTCAGCCAGCTGCTGCTCGTCGCGTCGGCGAGCAAGCCGGCCGTGCTGGTGGCCGCCGGTTTCCTCGGCCTGGCCGCCCAGGGCGCCAAGATCGCGGTCGACACGATCGTGCAGCGCGACACCGACGACGCCTACCGCGGCCGCGCGTTCTCGCTGTACGACGTCCTCTACAACGCCGCGTTCGTCGGCGCCGCGGCCCTCGGGGCCGTCACGTTGCCGGACACCGGCTACTCCCGCGGCCTGTTCCTCGCCCTCGCCGTCGCCTACGCCGGGTTCGCAGCCCTGTACGGCTCGGCGTCCCGAGGGGTACCCACGGCGCACACCCCCGAGGCACGATTGGCCTCGTGA
- a CDS encoding SpoIIE family protein phosphatase gives MSSDDRVVGRQDDLPLDAVLASDLAMSISDAQRPDDPLVWVNGAFSRLTGYPLDEVLGRNCRFLQGADTDPIAVARVRVALDEDRAVATVLRNYRRDGTPFWNQMVISPVVDGSGRITHHIGIQADVTDRVDGDRVRDLEIELVDEVTARLGLLAHISDELAVHLDYDAAVDALGDLAIPSLASWGFVAITDDRGRFSRVHLVAGDPRNRDVVEALAGEDLSWLVRAPKVVEALHSSPGFVAAPYAIDTMGLPDRTTPAQLELLRRLGLGQAMIVPLRARDRVLGVLTLVAADGFSAEVVVTAAHLGRRAGLALDNVRLFLAERTAALTLQHSLLPEIPHLPDLDVASAYVPSGRHAEVGGDWFDVLPLPDGTIGLAVGDVVGHDLRAAAAMGQLRSLLRSYAWEGSAPGEVLARADELVRGLDIADVATCTYLRWRSVDGGAEVSYARAGHPPPLLRLAGGEVRLLDAGLSTPIGLGGPGGAQASVDVPSGSTLVLYTDGLVERRDRGLREGIAALVAELAALPDDADSTTVKDRLVNAFVGTHPEDDVCLLVVRSEPPTS, from the coding sequence GTGAGCAGTGACGACAGGGTGGTCGGGCGGCAGGACGACCTGCCCCTGGACGCCGTGCTCGCCAGCGACCTCGCGATGTCCATCTCGGACGCGCAGCGGCCCGACGACCCTCTGGTCTGGGTCAACGGCGCGTTCAGCCGCCTGACGGGGTACCCGCTCGACGAGGTGCTGGGGCGCAACTGCCGGTTCCTGCAGGGCGCGGACACCGACCCGATCGCCGTGGCCCGCGTCCGGGTCGCGCTGGACGAGGACCGCGCGGTGGCCACCGTCCTGCGCAACTACCGGCGCGACGGCACGCCGTTCTGGAACCAGATGGTCATCAGCCCCGTGGTCGACGGGTCCGGCCGGATCACGCACCACATCGGCATCCAGGCCGACGTCACGGACCGCGTGGACGGCGACCGGGTGCGCGACCTGGAGATCGAGCTGGTCGACGAGGTGACGGCGCGACTGGGGCTGCTCGCGCACATCAGCGACGAGCTGGCCGTCCACCTCGACTACGACGCGGCGGTCGACGCGCTCGGCGACCTCGCGATCCCGTCGTTGGCCAGCTGGGGCTTCGTCGCCATCACGGACGACCGCGGCCGGTTCTCCCGGGTGCACCTGGTGGCCGGCGACCCGCGGAACCGCGACGTCGTCGAGGCCCTGGCCGGTGAGGACCTCAGCTGGCTGGTGCGCGCCCCGAAGGTCGTGGAGGCGCTGCACAGCAGTCCCGGCTTCGTCGCCGCGCCGTACGCGATCGACACCATGGGGCTCCCCGACCGCACGACCCCGGCGCAGCTCGAGCTGCTGCGCCGGCTCGGGCTCGGCCAGGCCATGATCGTGCCGCTGCGTGCGCGCGACCGCGTGCTGGGGGTGCTGACGCTCGTCGCGGCCGACGGGTTCAGCGCCGAGGTGGTGGTGACCGCCGCCCACCTCGGGCGTCGCGCGGGCCTGGCGCTGGACAACGTCCGGCTGTTCCTCGCGGAGCGAACCGCGGCGCTGACCCTGCAGCACAGCCTCCTGCCCGAGATCCCCCACCTCCCCGACCTCGACGTCGCCTCCGCGTACGTCCCGTCCGGCCGCCACGCGGAGGTCGGCGGGGACTGGTTCGACGTCCTGCCCCTGCCGGACGGCACGATCGGGCTCGCCGTCGGTGACGTCGTGGGGCATGACCTGCGGGCCGCGGCGGCGATGGGTCAGCTCCGGTCGCTGCTGCGGTCGTACGCGTGGGAGGGGTCAGCACCGGGCGAGGTGCTGGCCCGGGCCGACGAGCTGGTGCGCGGCCTGGACATCGCCGACGTCGCCACGTGCACGTATCTGCGCTGGCGGTCGGTCGACGGGGGCGCAGAGGTCTCCTACGCGCGCGCCGGCCACCCGCCGCCGCTGCTGCGGCTCGCCGGCGGTGAGGTGCGCCTGCTCGACGCCGGCCTGTCCACGCCGATCGGGCTCGGCGGCCCGGGCGGCGCGCAGGCCTCCGTGGACGTGCCGTCCGGCTCGACCCTCGTGCTCTACACCGACGGGCTCGTGGAGCGTCGCGACCGCGGCCTGCGCGAGGGGATCGCCGCCCTCGTCGCCGAGCTCGCGGCCCTGCCCGACGACGCCGACTCCACCACGGTCAAGGACCGGCTCGTCAACGCGTTCGTCGGCACCCACCCGGAGGACGACGTCTGCCTCCTCGTGGTCAGGAGCGAGCCGCCCACCAGCTGA
- a CDS encoding CCA tRNA nucleotidyltransferase, protein MPSLDPPVSPELPDPSAALVALQKRALSVLAALPPDALELGELFRAAGHELALVGGPVRDAFLGRSSADLDFTTSADPDQTQAILARWGDAHWDIGKEFGTIGARRFAGRRASLAQDVVVEVTTYRSDEYDPTSRKPQVAFGDSLEGDLSRRDFTVNSMAVRVPDLTFVDPFDGLTDLAAGVLRTPVDPRQSFDDDPLRMMRAARFAAQLGFAVDPAAREAIVEMADRIAIVSAERVRDELSKLLLSVQPRTGLEVLVDTGLAQHVLPELPALRLEIDEHHRHKDVYEHSLMVLDKAIALETGPDGAVPGPDLVLRLAALLHDIGKPRTRRFEEGGGVSFHHHEMVGAKLVAKRLKELRFDKATVQAVARLTELHLRFHGYGEGAWTDSAVRRYVTDAGPLLERLHRLTRSDCTTRNVRKAAQLSAAYDDLEQRIARLREQEELSSIRPDLDGTQIMAILDLPPGREVGEAYKYLLELRMERGPLGPDAAREELLSWWAARS, encoded by the coding sequence GTGCCGTCCCTCGATCCGCCCGTCAGCCCCGAGCTCCCCGACCCGAGCGCCGCCCTGGTTGCCCTGCAGAAGCGTGCGCTGAGCGTGCTCGCCGCGCTGCCGCCCGACGCCCTGGAGCTGGGTGAGCTCTTCCGTGCCGCGGGGCACGAGCTCGCCCTCGTCGGCGGTCCGGTGCGGGACGCGTTCCTCGGGCGCTCGTCGGCCGACCTGGACTTCACGACCTCCGCGGACCCGGACCAGACGCAGGCGATCCTGGCCCGCTGGGGCGACGCGCACTGGGACATCGGCAAGGAGTTCGGCACCATCGGCGCCCGCCGGTTCGCCGGTCGCCGCGCGTCGCTCGCGCAGGACGTCGTCGTCGAGGTGACCACGTACCGCTCCGACGAGTACGACCCCACGTCACGCAAGCCGCAGGTCGCGTTCGGCGACTCGCTCGAGGGCGACCTGTCCCGCCGCGACTTCACCGTGAACTCCATGGCCGTCCGCGTCCCGGACCTGACGTTCGTCGACCCGTTCGACGGCCTCACCGACCTGGCCGCCGGTGTGCTGCGCACGCCCGTGGACCCTCGGCAGTCGTTCGACGACGACCCGCTGCGCATGATGCGCGCCGCACGCTTCGCCGCCCAGCTGGGGTTCGCCGTCGACCCCGCCGCGCGCGAGGCGATCGTCGAGATGGCCGACCGGATCGCGATCGTGTCGGCCGAGCGGGTGCGCGACGAGCTCAGCAAGCTGCTCCTCTCGGTGCAGCCGCGGACCGGGCTCGAGGTGCTGGTGGACACCGGGCTGGCGCAGCACGTGCTGCCCGAGCTGCCCGCGCTGCGCCTGGAGATCGACGAGCACCACCGGCACAAGGACGTCTACGAGCACTCGCTGATGGTCCTCGACAAGGCGATCGCGCTGGAGACCGGCCCCGACGGCGCCGTCCCCGGACCCGATCTCGTGCTGCGGCTGGCCGCGCTGCTGCACGACATCGGCAAGCCGCGCACGCGGCGGTTCGAGGAGGGCGGGGGCGTCAGCTTCCACCACCACGAGATGGTCGGCGCCAAGCTGGTGGCCAAGCGGCTCAAGGAGCTGCGCTTCGACAAGGCCACCGTGCAGGCGGTCGCGCGGCTGACCGAGCTGCACCTGCGCTTCCACGGCTACGGCGAGGGTGCGTGGACCGACTCCGCGGTGCGCCGCTACGTCACGGACGCCGGACCGCTGCTGGAGCGGCTGCACCGGCTGACCCGGTCCGACTGCACCACGCGGAACGTGCGCAAGGCGGCGCAGCTGTCGGCGGCGTACGACGACCTGGAGCAGCGGATCGCGCGCCTGCGTGAGCAGGAGGAGCTGAGCTCGATCCGGCCCGACCTCGACGGGACGCAGATCATGGCGATCCTCGACCTGCCGCCGGGTCGTGAGGTCGGCGAGGCCTACAAGTACCTGCTCGAGCTGCGGATGGAGCGCGGGCCCCTGGGGCCCGATGCGGCGCGCGAGGAGCTGCTCAGCTGGTGGGCGGCTCGCTCCTGA
- a CDS encoding NUDIX hydrolase, whose translation MSSPVRPPVPGGVPAPPGGHPLRIDPRHTVARVPAVPLPVVDETSAGGIVVSRREGVDHAAVIARRNRAGRLEWCLPKGHLEGDETPEEAAVREIAEETGITGRILRRLGVIDYWFSGDDRRVHKVVHHFLLGATGGSLSVEGDPDGEAEDAAWVPVVDLRGVLAYPNERRLAEAAHLVLVGEE comes from the coding sequence ATGTCGAGCCCGGTGCGCCCACCCGTACCCGGGGGTGTGCCAGCGCCGCCGGGCGGCCATCCGCTGCGCATCGACCCGAGGCACACGGTGGCTCGGGTCCCTGCGGTGCCGCTGCCCGTGGTCGACGAGACGTCGGCCGGCGGCATCGTCGTGAGCCGACGCGAGGGCGTGGACCACGCCGCCGTCATCGCCCGTCGCAACCGCGCCGGCCGCCTCGAGTGGTGCCTGCCGAAGGGCCACCTGGAGGGCGACGAGACGCCCGAGGAAGCGGCTGTCCGCGAGATCGCGGAGGAGACCGGCATCACCGGCCGCATCCTGCGGCGCCTGGGCGTCATCGACTACTGGTTCAGCGGCGACGACCGCCGCGTGCACAAGGTCGTCCACCACTTCCTCCTCGGCGCGACCGGTGGGTCCCTCTCGGTGGAGGGCGACCCCGACGGCGAGGCGGAGGACGCCGCCTGGGTCCCGGTGGTCGACCTGCGCGGAGTCCTCGCGTACCCGAACGAGCGGCGACTGGCCGAGGCGGCACACCTCGTGCTCGTCGGCGAGGAATGA
- a CDS encoding DUF6049 family protein, which produces MSAGSLRRRVLGAALAVVGALALAAPVAGPAVAATEQPELAVSVQVTEVSPSILRPGEDLRVRATLRNDSDEAIAQPSAALRISRFRISSRAEVDAWATAGTTGLSRTSRVAAAPVAEPLLPGASVAVELVVPAADVRLLDGADTWGPRGLVVEVLDGTSRVGLQRTFLLWLTTDDVPRTQLSLLVPVVGPPTAPADADPATASALDDQVAPGGRLRDLSSVIAASPNIGVAVDPALLADASAGGEEARSWAAELTDELAGHDAIALPWSDPDIAAAAHAGHPDLVRLAADRTAQAGIPALTAAGLLWAPGTDLPDQSTAAVTAQVGAGVLVLPPVAPDDGDTPGAAVRVQTTAGPVNALAPDATLTQLLTAPRAVDEGATTTTTVQRALTELAVISRESDDPPHLLVAPGRDWEPDVATVTALTNAFSAAPWVRVAPVSALVESPSPDARVTLPSRAVSDDELAPSDVGALADARTRAVAFAGVTSEPATLLDGVDTEVLDPLSVAWRAEPERRAALVAEVVADIDARTTGLSIADLSDVRVVAADSALPIVVRNQLAVPATVLLDVTPRTACLEVGEVEPVVLDARSEKSVRIPMHARANCTVTVSAQLTAPDGLAVSPPVEFTAQVAPTIESIGTVVIGVLLALGLVLGIVRTVRRGQSARRGARIAAEADAPTSLPVLGGAPDDDATGQAR; this is translated from the coding sequence ATGAGCGCCGGCTCGCTGCGACGCCGGGTGCTCGGTGCGGCCCTGGCGGTCGTCGGCGCTCTCGCACTCGCGGCCCCCGTCGCCGGACCCGCCGTCGCGGCGACCGAGCAACCCGAGCTCGCGGTCTCCGTGCAGGTCACCGAGGTGTCGCCGAGCATCCTGCGGCCGGGAGAGGACCTGCGCGTCCGCGCGACGCTCCGCAACGACTCCGACGAGGCGATCGCTCAGCCGAGCGCCGCCCTGCGGATCAGCCGCTTCCGGATCAGCTCGCGCGCCGAGGTCGACGCATGGGCGACCGCCGGCACCACGGGACTCAGTCGCACCTCCCGGGTCGCCGCCGCCCCCGTCGCCGAACCCCTGCTGCCGGGCGCGAGCGTGGCCGTCGAGCTCGTCGTCCCGGCCGCCGACGTCCGGCTCCTCGACGGGGCGGACACCTGGGGACCGCGTGGCCTCGTGGTCGAGGTGCTGGACGGCACGAGCCGGGTGGGCCTCCAGCGCACCTTCCTGCTGTGGCTGACCACCGACGACGTACCGCGGACGCAGCTCTCGCTGCTGGTGCCGGTGGTCGGGCCGCCGACCGCGCCGGCGGACGCCGACCCCGCGACGGCGTCCGCGCTCGACGACCAGGTCGCGCCCGGTGGGCGGCTGCGCGACCTGTCGAGCGTGATCGCGGCTTCGCCGAACATCGGTGTCGCGGTGGATCCGGCGCTCCTCGCGGACGCGTCGGCCGGGGGCGAGGAAGCCCGCAGCTGGGCGGCGGAGCTGACGGACGAGCTGGCGGGGCACGATGCCATCGCGCTGCCGTGGTCCGACCCGGACATCGCCGCGGCGGCGCACGCGGGCCACCCGGACCTGGTCCGGCTGGCCGCGGACCGCACCGCGCAGGCTGGGATCCCCGCACTGACCGCGGCCGGGCTGCTGTGGGCGCCGGGGACGGACCTGCCGGACCAGTCGACCGCTGCCGTGACCGCACAGGTGGGTGCGGGCGTGCTCGTCCTGCCGCCCGTGGCCCCCGACGACGGTGACACCCCGGGCGCGGCCGTGCGCGTGCAGACGACCGCCGGCCCCGTGAACGCCCTGGCACCGGACGCGACGCTCACCCAGCTGCTCACCGCACCGCGCGCGGTCGACGAGGGCGCGACGACGACGACGACCGTGCAGCGTGCGCTCACCGAGCTCGCCGTCATTTCGCGGGAGAGCGACGACCCGCCGCACCTGCTGGTCGCGCCGGGGCGCGACTGGGAGCCCGACGTGGCCACGGTGACGGCGCTGACGAACGCGTTCTCCGCCGCGCCCTGGGTGCGCGTCGCACCCGTGTCCGCGCTCGTCGAGTCGCCGTCGCCGGACGCACGGGTCACCCTCCCGAGCCGGGCGGTCTCCGACGACGAGCTCGCACCGTCGGACGTCGGCGCCCTGGCCGACGCCCGGACGCGCGCCGTCGCGTTCGCCGGGGTGACCAGCGAGCCGGCGACGCTGCTGGACGGCGTCGACACCGAGGTCCTGGACCCGCTGTCGGTGGCGTGGCGCGCCGAGCCCGAGCGCCGGGCGGCCCTGGTCGCCGAGGTGGTCGCAGACATCGACGCGCGCACGACCGGCCTGAGCATCGCCGACCTCAGCGACGTCCGCGTCGTCGCGGCCGACAGTGCGCTGCCCATCGTCGTACGCAACCAGCTGGCCGTGCCCGCGACCGTCCTGCTCGACGTCACCCCCCGGACCGCGTGCCTGGAGGTCGGCGAGGTGGAACCCGTCGTGCTGGACGCCCGGAGCGAGAAGAGCGTGCGGATCCCGATGCACGCCCGCGCCAACTGCACCGTGACCGTCAGCGCCCAGCTCACCGCGCCCGACGGCCTGGCGGTGTCCCCGCCCGTGGAGTTCACTGCGCAGGTGGCGCCCACGATCGAGAGCATCGGCACCGTGGTCATCGGCGTGCTGCTCGCGCTCGGCCTGGTGCTCGGCATCGTCCGGACCGTGCGGCGCGGCCAGAGCGCCCGGCGTGGCGCACGCATCGCCGCCGAGGCCGACGCCCCGACGTCGCTGCCCGTGCTCGGCGGCGCCCCCGACGACGACGCGACCGGACAGGCCCGATGA
- the murJ gene encoding murein biosynthesis integral membrane protein MurJ, whose protein sequence is MTDDGTRRGAALMASGTAVSRGLGLLRGMVMVSAIGATGQAADAFAVANKLPNVLYMLLAGGVLNAILVPQVVRAYKRKVGQEYVDRLLTFGFAALAAVTVVLTLAAPLLVNLYSDFDNPAQQALATAFAYWCIPQLFFYGVYGLLGQVLNARGSFGPYMWAPAVNNLVAIVGFGVFIAVFGVWSRSDVVEASTWTAGQTALLAAAATLGVVAQAVVLIPPLRRAGVRYRPRWGLRGSGLGTAGGVATWTLTGLAIGQLGYVVVSNVASAAPAAAVAEGAAPSAVAGTAAYDVAFLIFMLPHSLVTVSLATALFTRLSGQAHDADVAGVRTTLSSGLRVVGVFTVFATAAIAVLALPLTRVVLATASAGSAEAVATVVLTMILGLPAFGAWSMYQRAYYAYEDARSMVPIQIVMAGIVALGAVLAQAFLRPSLWVAGVGAAMSLSYVAGALIAQWRLRLRLGGVDDARVVRLMVRATLAGLVSAAVGLGVLQLLRLGLSTSFAASLIQCAVVGTVMVLVYGGALRLLRVRELDELLVPVVRRLRRGRR, encoded by the coding sequence ATGACCGACGACGGCACCCGTCGCGGCGCCGCCCTCATGGCGTCCGGCACGGCGGTCTCCCGTGGGCTGGGCCTGCTGCGCGGCATGGTCATGGTCAGCGCGATCGGCGCCACCGGCCAGGCCGCCGACGCGTTCGCGGTGGCCAACAAGCTGCCGAACGTCCTGTACATGCTGCTCGCGGGCGGTGTGCTGAACGCGATCCTCGTCCCGCAGGTGGTGCGCGCCTACAAGCGCAAGGTCGGTCAGGAGTACGTCGACCGGCTGCTGACCTTCGGGTTCGCGGCGCTGGCAGCCGTGACCGTGGTGCTCACGCTCGCGGCGCCGCTCCTCGTGAACCTGTACTCGGACTTCGACAACCCGGCGCAGCAGGCGCTCGCGACGGCGTTCGCCTACTGGTGCATCCCGCAGCTCTTCTTCTACGGCGTGTACGGCCTGCTGGGTCAGGTGCTCAACGCGCGCGGGTCGTTCGGTCCGTACATGTGGGCGCCCGCGGTCAACAACCTGGTCGCCATCGTCGGGTTCGGCGTGTTCATCGCGGTCTTCGGCGTGTGGTCGCGCTCGGACGTGGTCGAGGCGTCCACGTGGACCGCGGGGCAGACGGCGCTGCTCGCGGCCGCCGCGACGCTCGGGGTGGTCGCCCAGGCCGTGGTGCTCATCCCGCCGCTGCGCCGGGCGGGCGTCCGCTACCGGCCTCGCTGGGGCCTGCGCGGCTCGGGGCTGGGGACGGCCGGCGGCGTCGCCACGTGGACCCTCACCGGCCTGGCGATCGGGCAGCTCGGCTACGTCGTCGTGTCCAACGTCGCGTCCGCCGCGCCGGCTGCAGCGGTCGCCGAGGGCGCGGCACCGTCCGCGGTGGCCGGTACCGCGGCCTACGACGTGGCGTTCCTCATCTTCATGCTGCCGCACTCGCTGGTGACGGTGTCGCTGGCCACGGCCCTGTTCACACGCCTGTCCGGCCAGGCGCACGACGCCGACGTCGCGGGCGTGCGCACCACGTTGTCCTCGGGGCTGCGGGTGGTCGGGGTGTTCACCGTCTTCGCCACGGCGGCGATCGCGGTGCTCGCGCTGCCGCTGACGCGCGTGGTGCTCGCGACCGCGTCGGCGGGGTCGGCGGAGGCCGTGGCGACCGTGGTCCTGACCATGATCCTCGGCCTGCCGGCGTTCGGCGCCTGGTCGATGTACCAGCGGGCGTACTACGCCTACGAGGACGCCCGGTCGATGGTGCCGATCCAGATCGTCATGGCCGGGATCGTCGCCCTGGGTGCCGTGCTCGCCCAGGCCTTCCTGCGTCCCTCGCTGTGGGTCGCCGGCGTGGGCGCCGCCATGAGCCTGTCGTACGTCGCCGGGGCGCTGATCGCCCAGTGGCGGCTGCGCCTGCGGCTCGGAGGCGTCGACGACGCGCGCGTGGTGCGGCTCATGGTCCGCGCGACCCTCGCGGGGCTGGTGTCCGCGGCCGTCGGGCTCGGCGTGCTGCAGCTGCTCCGCCTGGGTCTGTCGACGAGCTTCGCGGCCTCGCTGATCCAGTGCGCCGTCGTCGGCACCGTCATGGTGCTGGTGTACGGCGGCGCCCTGCGACTGCTGCGGGTGCGGGAGCTCGATGAGCTGCTCGTTCCGGTGGTCCGTCGGCTGCGCAGGGGACGCCGCTGA